AATTTCTTGAGTAAGCCTAGTATCTCTGTGCATATTTCTCTACTAAAATTTACTTGGTAATGATTAAGGTACAACATTTGTCATTTTCCCTTTGCCAGGGTGCCAGGACAGAAAGGAACCAGTAATCAAAATGCAGTTATATTAGCATCATACATTCAATACACTTCATTTTTGACTAGTACCTGACCTAAACTCATGTATGTAACTGTTAAAATCCTTCATAGTCCAGATCTGGTTTTGCTGCCCTAACCCCATTTGAACCCAGTGGGTCCCAACCAAAGCTATCCAAACAAGTCCTGAATGGTCAATATAACTTGTCTATAAAGTTCTCAAACATAAATTGAGTGATTTAACCAAAAATAAAGGGGTTGGGTTCTTATGTCTTCCCCCACTTAAACAAACGTTCGTCCTTGTTGACActcaattttttccttcttgtgTGACTATGTATTCGTCCCTCATGAGTCACCGACTTGGTACCGCCCTTGCGATGTGCACGCTGGTTGCAATTGTGAAAGAGTTGGCCAATTGTATGGCTTTTTTTCAAGTAAGACTTGGACATCAGTGAgtgcctttttctttttcttttgtgtgcATTATGATTTGCATTGTTCGATTATTCCTCTAATTAAGATACGTTATAATTCAGTTTGAAGATTCaaatgaagaaatatataaTGATTTAGCTAAACAATACGTagtgttttcaaaaaaatttggtgAATCCATTCACAATTGTGAAAGAGTTGGCCAACTATCGTATGGCTTTTTTTCCAAGTAAGACTTGGACGTCAGTGattgcctttttctttttcttttgtgtggATTACGATTTGCATTGTTCGATTATTCCTCTAATTAAGATACCTTATAATTCAGTTTGAAGATTCaaatgaagaaatatataaTGATTTAGCTAAACAATACGtagtgttttttaaaaaaattggtgcATCCATTCACcgaaaaaaatattctttactTATTTAAAGTCATCCTTAATGAAAAGCCTAGCTTCGTCACTGTACATGATGAGAACCTACGATCTTAAGAAGGGCAAAATTATTTAAGCTAGTTTTTGAATATAATCGCTCTTCAATACATTATAGAGTAGGGAGCAATCAAGAAAAGTTAAAAAgagatgagttttttttttatactttaaTCTGTAAGCTTGCTTTTCCTTGATATGACCATTCATGAAGTTCTAGCAACTTAATTAGCATCCATTTTTAAAAGGGACTTTTGAGAGAAACATCAAAGTTGACTTAATGGTAAAAACATAATCGTACTGTGACTAGCACTTTGACGTGGTTTACTGTAGCTTGGTCGGCTTTGGTCTCCATTAGGTAACACTTACTCACCATCAATCAAAATATACTTGTGCCTGCGCCAAGTTCTTCAATCTTTAGCTCTGAatcatattttttcaaaatttgtttaTCAAATCCTACAATGATGGAGATGGAGTCTTATAGTAATATTAGAAACTTGTATACTGCATCCAATATACTCCAATTATGGAGTACATATGACACAAAACATAGTACACACATGACATATGGAACTCTAGTTGCTGCAATCTAAAGAAACATAGTATTACTCGAAAGATCAAAGCCCTTATCATCCTTGCTGGAACCTTTGCAGAACATATAAAggatgaaaaggaaagaaatgaaaCGAGTCACTAATTTTACACAGGCACTGTCCTGTTATCGGATGAATGATTCTCCTCTTCTGCTTCTGCCTCAGTTGAGTCATCATTTTCCCTTGACATCTCTTCCAGAGACTTTCCGTTAGATTCTGGAaccaaaaatgtgaaaaatgttCCCAGAAGGTTGACTACGCCAAGGACAATCAGTGAATTCCTGACCCCAATTCCAGCAGGATACCCTGCATCAGCCTTGGTCTTGTCTTGTGGCTGAGCCAAATACAGGAACCCAAATGCACCCACCATTGCCCCTAACTTCCCAGATGCAGCTGATATTCCATGGCAAGTCGAGCGCAATCTAGCAGGGAAAATCTCAGCTGGCACCACAAATGTGGTGGCGTTGGGCCCAAAGTTGGCAAAGAAGAAGGTCAGTGAATACAAGACCACGAACCCGATATGGTTGCCAGGGTGAGTCCAGTGGTCGTAAGGAATGGCCAGAGCAAACATGAATATTGTCATCATTGAGAAACCAAGCAATTGAATAGTAAACCTGCCAATCCTGTCAATGAGGAACACCGTGAACCAGTAGCCAGGCACAGTACTGCAGAGAGCGATAAGAGTTTGCGCCCTTGCAATTTTGTAAACCTCTTCAATTGCATTCATAGTCTTGGCAGCAGGAATCCATCCAATAGCACTGAAGATATCCTTTTGGAACAAATTTTGGCTGTAGTATGCAATGTCAAGAAGAAACCATGTGTGCTGGTTGTGCCAAGCAAGTGAAGTCCATGTCGACTAACAAATTGTTTCGTGAACAAGCCAAATTCATTGCTGGACTTTATAACAGTGGTAGAAGAAATTGCAGGCTCCTTTTTCTCTGTCCCAATGTCAACGTGCATAACCTTTTCCATATCTGCTGTGGCCTGCTGAATATTCTTGGCAACGAGAGCAGTGTAACGAGCAGTTTCAGGCATCTTCAACCTCCAGTAGTAGGTGAGAAGAGCAGGAAGCGCCCCAACCATCAATATGATCCTCCACACGTAATCTGCTTGAGGAACTGTTGAACCAAGCGCATCCTCTTCATATGTTGGCACCTTGAAACTAGCCTGGAATGCAGCAGAAATAATGATGGCAAAGATACCACCGGCTAGGATCCCAAATCCTTGCATAGCGAAAACAGCAGCAATGAAGGCCCCCCTAGTCTTTTTGTTGGCATATTCAGACATAATAGTAGCAGAGAGTGGGTAATCACCACCAATTCCAAAACCAAGCCAGAAGCGAAAGAAGCAGAGGGTGGCCAAGACGGTCTTAGGCTCCCTACCAAAAGAAAGTCCTGAAGCAACGGAACAGAGACACATGAGCATAAGGGTCATGCCATAGACTTTCTTCCTGCCCATTTTGTCACCAAGCCAGCCAAAGAAGAGTTGCCCCGCAAGGGTACCACAGAAGGCGACACCATTGACAGCAGCCGAGACATTGGGTGGTAGTGAACCAGGCTTTGGAGAGCCATCCACATGGTAGTAAATGCGGCCAAGCAACTTAGTAACAAGAGAGATGCAGAATAGATCGTAGGCATCAGTGAAAAATCCCATGCCAGCTATTACGATTGCCGTGAAGTGATACCATTGTGTTTTGGCCGAATCAAGCGCATTTAAAACCTTCATATCCCCCGCCATTTTCTACTTCTTCTCTTCCTGCACTCGCCTCTTCTAAAATAATCTATCTGCATATCAAAACAATTATATTTAGCATATCCCAATATTTATCGGGAACAAATTGGAACTTCTTTTGTCTTTTGACTCTGCCAAAAGATCAGCAGTCACAACATTTAGAACAACAAACAGCTTTTAtaacccaaaaaagaaaaaagaaagaaaggaggaaAAGTTTGCTCTTATCTGAATGAATGGATTTCAATataacttattttgaaatattttgcaGCAATTCTAGGATTTATTGAATTATCTTATTACGAAATTCATGATTGATATGCTTAGTCACGTTTTCACGTTTGTTCTATCTGAATAcccaacaaaaaagaaaaaggaaaaaaacaagacAAGACCATGCATATTGACAAGAATGTCAGTAAGATCTGGCACAAAAGTGTAGCAAACAATAAGTCCATTTAGTGGGGCCGATCATATATAACTTAATTCAAAGCAAAATATATACCCCTCGTCTAAACATATTTATACCAGTTCTTTTAATATGGCAAATTGGCAACTGAGATGATTTccaaacaaataaacaattcgTGCACCCTAGATTACGTTTTCAATAAACAGTACAGCAATtaaattattactccctccattccaaaataAATGAATATTTGGAATGTGGCATATCCCTTAAAAATGTTAATTAAAGACAAAGGGTATTTTGTCACTATTACCATTTTATTTCTTCCCAAACTTTCTTAAAACAAGTGATAGTCAatgttgaaaattttaaaagacaTTAAATAGAggattaattttgaaaaaaaaaaaatatttcattttttagctttaaaaattcattcattttttaccataaaaaaaattgacagaaATTCATTTACTATATTGGAATGGAGAAAGTATCTTGATAATTTTAATAATCACGGCACGCTTCCATTAAGAAACGTTGAAATATGCCgtcattcttctttctcttttatgctaaaaaaaaaaaaaaatcatcttgatGTACACATATTTAGACTCTAATGCATACAGACATGCATATATACTATACATCAATTGAAGGAGTATCACACAGCGGTTATATATGCacaatggagaaaaaaaaaaaaaaacaaaaaaagagataCGAACCTGCTATGCTGCAAATAGATATTGGAATGAGAAGCAAGAGAGActgtaattattaattaaggagaagagaaaaagggtTTAAGAGGGGATGAAGAGAGGATTAAGGGTGAAGAATATATTTATATGCAATCACCTGGGGATCTTTGCAAGCATATTCCTTCCCCacttttaggatttttttttttttttttggtttcctcCTAAATATAAAATGATCCGTTAGATCATTTCACAGGTTCTATATATAGTCAAATACTAAAAGGTAAAAATAGTAaactaaaataaagaaatatccAAATCCAAATATTTAGGAGATTTTGATGTTTATAAATTCCTACATATACCCCTTCAAGCTTCACATTAATTCAAAATACCACGGTATTCTTAATTGACTTACATATATATCTGGGATAAACTAGTGTCAAACATTGACATTAATTCTGAAACGGagaatttgaatttcttttgacAAATGATTCAAGTAGGTCATTTTGTAATTAATAAGAACATGTCATGATAGAAACAAAATTATCATATCCGCAGGAGTTCGTACTCATTTCGTCGCTTTTATCTGTCGTTTTAGACTTTTAGTCAACAATATTTtgtccaaaatatttattagtttaaaaatcaaaaaagtaTTGATGTCTTTGCCCAATTTCAACGTTACTGCTCCAAGAAGGCATGTGATCATTAATTACTGATAAGGAagatataattagttaaataCATCTTATATGTGTCAATGCACGTAAATGATTTCTTCTCAATGAAGGTGTCAAATACTTAAACAACAGACAAAATTGATCAAAGGgtgtaatattttaaaaattcctACTTTGTGGCTTTCGGATGCATAACGTCTTTGGTAATTGGTTGTAACTCTCCAATTTTTGCCACTGTAAATTGACGTACTCTTTGTTTGAGATACAACAATAGTACTGATGCTAATTAGAACATAACCAATAGAGCCATCAAAACTGTAAAATCCAAaacttgaaaatccaaaacttGATCAAACAATATAACTCAACTTAATTATACGTTGAAAAAGCTCTTTATCTATGCTTTTCTTCCATCCTGATGatatactccttccgtctcatattacttgtcacATTTCATTTGTGCATGCTctataagaaatcataaataaaaggtatatttttattattataaatttATCGCTCCCTAATAAATTgcactctaatcaatattgattattttaaaaaacacttactattaagggtaaaattggataaaattaattaatttcatcTGTGATTTTGTAAAATGACAAGTATATTGggataaatatttttagtaaccttgacaactaatatgggatGAAAGGAGCACAACCGTAGGAGCTTAATCAAGAAGACATAACTCGCATCTCAGTCAAATTAACAAATTCTCAAGTAACCATCTTTTTATTCTATTAATTTAGGTGTATTGGGCTAAATTCGTATAATACAGCTAGACCAATGCCATTGCGACACGTGGCAAAATGGATAAGTCAAGAATGAGTCAGCACACACCTTCACCAGAAGTGGCTTCATTGTACCGGAGATACCGCTAGGACCGGAAGACCGTTGGAATAGCTCCGGAGGAGAGCTCAATAAACTGCCGTTACAAATCAAGCTTAACGTTATCCATGTGGTGTTATTGGACTTAATGGTCCTCTTTATTGCTTGTTATATTATTGGGTAGTTAATGCTCATTATTGGCAGGGGCGCAATATATGGAATATGAGCCCCTAActcttagtataaatagggATTGGCATTCTCGTTGTAACACACGACATTCAAGTGCAATACACAACACACGTCGCAAATGGATAAGTCAATAATGAGTCAAAGACACACCTTCACCAGAGGTGGCTTTATTGTACCGGAGATACCGCTAGGATCAGTAGACCGTTGGAATAGCTCCGGAGGAGAGTTCAACGGACTGCTTTTACAAATCAGGCTTAACGTTATCTGTGTGGTGTTATTAGACTTAATGGTCCTCTTTATTCCTTGTTATGATTGTGTAGTTAATGCTCATTGATGGCATGGGCGCAATACATGCAATATGTGCCCCTAGctcttagtataaatagggATTGACATTCCCATTATAACACACGACATTCAagtgcaatataaaacatacaacatataatcgTTCTATTTTAAGTTCTTCTTTAATTTATTACGTCCCCGATCACAAGCTTGATCGGAGGAGTTAACATCGGATTCTAACAAGGCTAGGGCTATTTCTTAACTTTGCATTTCGTTTTATATCAACTTTACATGCATATTACGTTGCTTTATTGGTTACTTTGATCCACGTGTCCTTGACCACGAACACAAATTCAACTGAACAGTTTTCTGGGTAAATAATTTGGCACGCACCGTGGGGCCATGATAGTTGTGGTTATCACTATGACCTTTGTTTGTCTTACTAACTTTTCTTAAGGTCCATGTTTTACTTAAATATCTGTTTCAAGTATGACAGGAGCAAACGACAACGCGAATAACTGAAGCCAGTCAGGCAACACTCGGCTAGGTCCGAACAGTTTGCCCCTCCAAGTACCACTAGGAGGTTTGCAGCCCCTGAATACAGGTGAAGAGGCAACAGGAGAAGAACATGACCGCCGCACTATCGAGGACGAAGTTCCTACTAATGAAACTCCCGAGGAGTCAATGTAGATCCTGAGGGAACAAAGTCATGTGATGAGGACGGAACTAGGGCAGATGAGGTAGGTCGTCGCATCCCTCACGTCCGTTCCTTAGGCCGGAGTTGCGTCTCCCGACGTCACCCCCATGACTCCTACTAATGGAGACGCCGTCATCGGTAGTGGACAAACCGTAGGGAGGAACAGAGATGCCTCGCAGTGAGTCTGCCCCTGACGATCCCTTCTAAGCCGAAGTCAAGCGGTTCATGAGGGAAATCACAGGGAAAAATAGATGAAACCGCCAAGGAAGCCGAGAAGAATGCCAAAGCATTTCTTGGGGCTCCCTGGTTATAGAGGGCCCCGATGCAAGGAAGCATATTCAGCGAGCGTATAAGCCAGAAGCCGCTTCGGAgttgatcccgaagaggttcaagatgcccGACATTCCAAATACGACGGGATGACAGATCCGCAGGAGCACATTATGGCTTACACAATGGCGGTAAAAGGCAACGGCTTGAAGGAGAAGGAGATTGAGTCTGTCCTAATCAAAAAATTCAGCGAGACTCTCGCCCCGAGGGCTTGTCGTGGTTCTCCAAACTTTCGGAGCAATCAATCACTTCCTTTGACATGCTGGCTGATACATTCATCAAAACTCACGCCAGTGCAAGAAAGGTAAAAACTAGAAAGGCAGATATTTTTTACATTGCGCAGAGAGAATCGGAACGCCTCCGAGACTTCATAACATGATTCCAGAAGGAACACATGCTTTTTCCTGCCATACCGGACGAGGGACCAGCCGAGGCTTTCACCAAGGGTTTGAACCCCTTAAGTTCAGATGCTTCCCGAAAGCTCAAGGAGATCCTCCTGGAGTTCCAGGCTACTACCTGGAAAGACGTGCGTAACAGATATGAGTtgaagattcgggtagaggacGACCTGCTGGTGGCTCCCTCCGCAGATTTTCCAGCAAAGGCGGGCAAAGGTTTCGGGCCAGATCGAAATTGATCGAAGAATCGTTTCCAACCTTTCCCACCTTCAGAAATGACCAGTGGCGGTTCAGGCTACCGATCGTTGGTTAAACAGAATCCAAGTAAGAAGGAGAACCATGGGAAGAACGGTCGCGGGCTATAGCCTAAAAGCAATCCTTACGGGACCTCTTCAAAGGGGAAAAAGCATCCTAAACTCACAGATTACAACTTCACCATCAACGAATCTCAAATGGTGGCCGTTCTGAAGACCATCTGTCATCACGCTCTCCTAGACCATTGAGGTCGGATCCCAGTACTCAAGATCATACGATTTAGTGCGAGTTCCATGGAACCCCTAGGCACAAAACTACAGACTACAGGCACCTCCGGAAGAAGTGGCTAACATGCTCGCCAGGGGACATCTACGGGAGTAtctaaggggtcatttggtacaCGGTATTAGTTGGGATATCCCAAAGACTAACTATGGGATTAATTTTGtatcatgtttggtagaaggtataaatttatcctgagataaatttataccttgtaccaaacaaagtataaagtGCATCCCAAACTTaaagatgggatatcccatTTTATCCTATTaatcttgggattattttatcccatctcctaaatgggataaattagtcccaatagatgggataaattagtcctaGGATTATAATCCTAGGATAATTCTGTCTACGTACCAAACGACTACTAAGTGTAAGGGCGAGGAATTACTATGGTAGTGACGGACCAGCCGAAGAGAAAGGGGCACCCAGTGTTCCTTCGCATGTCATTAATATGATTTTTGGCGGATCCATGATCACCGAGACCAGCTTAACCGCATCCAGGAAGATAAAGATCTCagtaatagaaaaaaaaatcgggaCTTCTCAGATGAGGATTTGATTACCTTCTCCGACGAGGACGCGACAGATGTTACTTTACCCCACAATGATGCCTTAGTTATCACCGTGCTCATTGGCAGCTTTCAGGTGAAGTGGGTAATGATTGATCCGGGGAGTTCGGCTAACATCCTCATTTGGAAAGTAGTGGAGAAAAAGGGAGAGAAAATCATACCAGCAGCAAGGACGCTTGCCGACTTCAATATGTCCAGCGAAGTTACCAGAGAAGAGATTGACTTGCCAATAGATACCGAAGGGGTCATCAAAATAACAAAGTTCTATGTGATCGACGACGATATACGTTACAATGTAATCTTCGGGCGGCCTTGGCTCCACGACATGAAAGTTGTCCCCTCAACTCTCCATTTGTTGCTTAAGTTTCCTACCTCGGAAGGGATCAGGCAGATCAGGGGGAAACAACCAGCGTCGAAAGGGATGTTCGCGATTGAGGAGCCCGAAGTAGTTGGAAGTTTAACCGTGCCTAATCAATAGCAATCACAGAACTTGGGGCCCACATCAGACGTAGTTCACCAGATCCCATCAGAGAACAAGAGCGATGTGGGATCAGAAGAGGTTGGAGATGAATATAGCGTCCTGATGTACTTTTAGCCACCCGATGATTCAGACACCACCGAGTCAACGATTGAGGAACTTGAGCAGATCGCATTGCATCCGAATCTACTGGAACGAAAGATATACCTGGGCATGGGGTTAACCCCAGTGCTCAAGGAGATAATACTTAATTATTTGAGAAATAATAGCAATTATTTTGCCTGGTCCCATAAGAATATGAAAAGTATACCCTCAGACATGGCAACCCACAAGCTCGGGCTGCACCTCAACTTTCCGTCTATGCGTCAGAAGAAGCGGGCCATTGCAGAAGTCCGCAACAGGTTTGTCAAAGAAGAGGTATCTCGCTTGTTAAATATAGGATTCATTCGGGAAGTTAAATACCCGGACTGGTTGGCAAATGTGGTCCTAGTTACAAAAAAGgataataaatttagaatgtgcatAGTTTTAAGGACCTCAATAAAGCATGTCAGAAGGATTTATTTTCGATGCCGAGCATCGATCAAATGACCAACGCCACGACCGGTCATAAAGTAATGAGTTTTCTCAATGCTTACTCCGGATAtaaccaaatccggatgcacTCGGAGGACTAAGAGAAAACATCCTTCATCACTAATTTCGCAACTTATTGTTACAATGTAATACCCTTGGGGTTAAAGAATGCCGGAGCCACTTATCAGAGGCTCgtaaataaaatatttgagCAACAAATAGGCAAAATAATAGAAGTATACATTGATGATATGTTAGTTAAAAGTCTCCGTACGGGGGACCATCTTAGTCACTTGCAGGAAACGTTTGAGGTCTTGAGGCAATACAACATGAAGATAAATCCAGAGATAGCGTTTGGGGTTGGATTCGAAAAATTCTTGGGTTTTCTTGTCTTCAAAGAGGGATAGAAATAAACCTGGAGAAGATAAAAGCTATCGAGGATATTCCGGATACCCTGAAGGATGTAAAGGCAGTGCAGCGATGAACCGACCGCATCACCGCGCTCAACAGGTTTATATCCTGATAATCAAAGAAGTGCCATAAGTTCTTCTCTTTGCTCAAAAAGAAGAACGAGTTTGAATGGACTCTGAAATACCAGCAGGCGCTTCGAGATCTCAAGGCATGCCTGTCTTCTCCTCCACTCATGTCAAAGTCGAAAGACGGTGAGCTTTTGTTGGTTTACCTAGCCGTTTCAGAGGTAGCGGCAAGTAATGTCCTAGTTCAAGAAGAGCAAGGTATGCTGTTTTCTATCTATTATATAAGTAGGGTTATGTCCGGGTCTGAAACACAGTACCCTCTCTTGGAAAGATTGTCCTTCGCACTAGTGATAGTTTCGTGAAAGCTCCGGCCATATTTCCAGTGTAACTTTATTGCCGTTGTGACCACATTCCCTTTAAGGAGTGTGCTTCACAAGCCCGAATTGTCGGGACGATTGGCAAAGTGGGCAGTTGAGTTGAGTgaaatttatattgaatacaagCCTCGTACTGGAGTCTCAAGTCCTCGCGGACTTCATGGCTGATTTCAGTCCAAGTGTGGATCCACAGGCCGAAAAGGAAGCCTCCTTGGTGCCAGGGGCTGCACCCGGGGTATGGATGCTTTACATCGATGAAGCGTCTAATGTAAAAGGGACAGGGCTAGGCGTAGTCCTCCATACCCCTATTGGGAGAAATCCAGAGTCAGGTAATTAATAGCGTGCCCCTAACTAATAATAAATTAGAGTACGGAGTTTTGATTGCAGGTCTCGAGCTAGCTTGGGAACGAGGTGCAGAAGTCATCGAGGCTAAGTGTGATTTCTTACTGGTAGTGAATCAAGTACACAGAGTATTCGAGGCCAAAGAGGAGCGCATGTTACGGTACCTTGAAAAGGTACTGAAATTACTTGCCAAGTTTCAAGAATGGACTATAGTGCACATTCCTAAAGAAGAGAATGTGGAAGCGGACTCACTTGCCAATCTGGGCTCCTCGCCGGAGTCATCAGGCTCAAATTATGAATCAGTGGTGCAGTTATTACACTCGGTGTTGGACCAGACAAGTTATGATGAGATCAATTCCATAAGcctagtttgggattgagggAATGAATTTCTGGACTACCTCAATCACAGGAAGCTACCGGAGGATTTGACGGTGTCATGGGCTATACGAGCTAAAGCAGTTTGGTATTGCGTCATGGACGGCTTGCTTTATTGAAGATGTTTCTTCAGTCCAATGGCGAGGTATATAGGTTCCGAAGAGTCTGACTATGTAATGTGAGAAGTCTATGAGGGGATTTACGACAATAATTCAAGCGCAGAGTCACTCACTAAAAAATTACTCAGGGCTAGATATTATTAGCCTAGAATGGAGGAGGATGCGAAGGCATTTGTCTGCAAGTGCGACAAATGTCAGCAGAATGCCCAAATGCTACACCAATCGTGTGAGGAGCTGCATCCGATGATTTCCCCTTGGCCATTCATGAAAAGGGGGATGAAGATAGTCAGACCATTACCAGTAGGACCTGGGCTAGTGCGGTTCGTACTGATGGTAACTGACTATTTTTCCAAGTGGGTCGAGGCTGCTGCATACCAGAAGGTCCGAGAGAAGGAGGTGATCGACTTTATTTAGCAAGAGAGATATAATATGTCTCTTCGGCATCCTGAAggagataacttgtgataatAGCCCAGAGTTCATATGGTCCAAGGTCACTAAGTTCCTCAAGGATTTGAACATCAAACGCATAAACTCTTCTCCGTATCACCCTAATGGTAATGGCCAAGTGGAATCAACAAACAAAACTGTcattcaaaatttgaagaagaaattggAGAACGCTAAAGGAGCTTGGCCGTCAAAGTTATCGGAGGTGCTGTGGGCTTATAGAACCACGATGAAGTCTAGCACCAGAGAAACTCCATTCTCCCAAGTATATGGGGTGGAAGCGTTAATCCCGGTAGAAGTTGGTGCTCCAAGTTCAAGGTGCGTTCGGCCACAAGAGCAACCTAATACGGAGGCGATGCTGATGCAGTTGGATTTACTAGAAGAACACAGAGATCTTACGTATGTTCGGATGGTCGCCCAAAAGCAGCTGATGGAATGTTACTACAACCATCGAGCTAATCTTCGACACTTCAAAATCAGGGACTTGGTACTTCGGAAGGTGACGCACAATACCCGAGATGCCAGCGCTAGAAAGTTCGGGCCAAATTAAGAAGGCCTCTATTAAGTAACTGGCATTGTCGGCAAAAGGTCATACCAACTAAAAGATGGGGATGGCAATAAGCTCCCAAGCAACTGGAACGTTAGCTTCCTCAAAAGGTATTACGACTGATCGGAGAAACTGTGGCCGGCggtgctgcactctttttcccttagtccagtttttgtcccaattgggtTTTTCTGGCAAGTTTTTTAATGAGGCAGTGCCATACGGTTGTTCATACGTTTCCCCGGGGGCATTCCACAGTGGTCGGAGCTTCATTCTTTACTCCCAAACACTAGGTAGggctatatatacacatacactcATGTGAGGCTATGAGACTTGGCCATAAGCAAAAAGCTGGCCAAAAAGCAAAGCAAAAGTCAAAATCAGTCAGAACTGGGGACTGCCCGggcaaaagaataaatacatgTAATTGGACTGACCACACTAGATGGCAGCCGTATTTTAGTTTTATAACTCAAGTAAAAGTTAAGGGAGTCAATACAATTTTCCTTCTTATGAAAATCTTTGCCATGGAAAGCAAGTACATTAAATGGATGCAATTTACGTCATACAAAAAACTTGTGCCAAGAACGAATTGGAGAGGTCCTTTTCTAACGCACCGAAAAATAAGGGTCCTCTAATATGTTAATAAAACTTCTTCCAAAAATAAAGGAGCAAAGAAGGTCAAGTTCGGATATAATAGCAACCGAACAAAAATTTCCCGGCATGTTAATCAGAAATGCTAATTATAAACCTCACAGGGGGCTGGCAGTTTGGAAGTATAAGAGAAAAACCAAACGACTAGCATTCCGAGATCGCGAGGTTAAAACCTTTTGGACCAAAATTCCAAGACTTTAGATTCACAGGTTCGGTCATCTTATCCTTCAAATCAAGGGTTATTCagagaattaaaaaataaatgcaaaggctaaataaagaaaaattcatgaagatAAGTGCCTT
This portion of the Lycium ferocissimum isolate CSIRO_LF1 chromosome 1, AGI_CSIRO_Lferr_CH_V1, whole genome shotgun sequence genome encodes:
- the LOC132062764 gene encoding uncharacterized protein LOC132062764, whose amino-acid sequence is MEEDAKAFVCKCDKCQQNAQMLHQSCEELHPMISPWPFMKRGMKIVRPLPVGPGLVRFVLMVTDYFSKWVEAAAYQKVREKEEITCDNSPEFIWSKVTKFLKDLNIKRINSSPYHPNGNGQVESTNKTVIQNLKKKLENAKGAWPSKLSEVLWAYRTTMKSSTRETPFSQVYGVEALIPVEVGAPSSRCVRPQEQPNTEAMLMQLDLLEEHRDLTYVRMVAQKQLMECYYNHRANLRHFKIRDLERLYLKEQLAFSAAIKFFAGNFPTSAMAVVAVA